One Mycolicibacterium goodii genomic region harbors:
- the nadC gene encoding carboxylating nicotinate-nucleotide diphosphorylase: MFLTDAELVAAEAAVARAIQEDLAYGPDVTTVATVDAAATTTASVVSREPGVIAGVDVALLVLDEVIGPERYRVLDRVPDGARLDAKQTVLTVEAPTRELLTAERTMLNLLCHLSGVATATAAWVDAVAGTKAKIRDTRKTLPGLRLLQKYAVRVGGGVNHRLGLGDAALIKDNHVAAAGSVVAALDAVRAQAPDLPCEVEVDSLEQLDEVLTAGVELVLLDNFPVWQTQMAVQRRDARAPQTLLESSGGLTLDTAADYAGTGVDYLAIGALTHSVRVLDLGLDF, translated from the coding sequence ATGTTCCTGACCGATGCCGAACTGGTGGCGGCCGAGGCCGCCGTCGCCCGAGCGATCCAAGAAGATCTCGCATACGGCCCGGATGTCACGACGGTGGCCACGGTCGACGCGGCCGCGACGACCACGGCGTCCGTCGTCAGCCGCGAACCGGGCGTCATAGCCGGTGTCGATGTCGCGCTGCTGGTGCTCGACGAGGTGATCGGCCCGGAGCGCTACCGCGTCCTGGACCGCGTTCCGGACGGGGCACGGCTCGACGCCAAGCAGACGGTGCTGACCGTCGAGGCACCGACGCGCGAGCTGCTCACCGCCGAACGCACCATGCTCAACCTGCTGTGCCACCTGTCCGGGGTCGCGACCGCGACGGCCGCGTGGGTCGACGCGGTGGCAGGTACCAAGGCCAAGATCCGCGACACCCGCAAGACCCTGCCGGGCCTGCGTCTGCTGCAGAAGTACGCGGTACGCGTCGGCGGCGGCGTCAACCACCGGTTGGGACTCGGCGATGCGGCGCTGATCAAGGACAACCACGTCGCCGCGGCCGGCTCGGTGGTGGCCGCACTCGATGCGGTCCGCGCGCAGGCGCCCGACCTGCCGTGTGAGGTCGAGGTCGACTCGCTCGAACAGCTCGACGAGGTGCTCACCGCGGGCGTCGAACTCGTGCTGCTGGACAATTTCCCGGTGTGGCAGACGCAGATGGCCGTGCAGCGCCGCGACGCGCGGGCACCGCAGACGCTGCTGGAGTCCTCGGGCGGGCTGACGCTGGACACCGCCGCGGACTACGCGGGCACCGGCGTCGACTACCTGGCGATCGGGGCGCTCACCCACTCGGTGCGGGTGCTCGACCTGGGCCTGGATTTCTGA
- a CDS encoding LysE family transporter codes for MAWHVWLAFVGAAIAISVSPGAGAIQSMATGLTHGVRRGYWSILGLELGLMLQLTLVAIGLGAAVASSILAFNVIKWIGVAYLIYLAVRQWRTATVDLREQVGKATDSSATGLVVRGFLVNATNPKGLVFFLAVLPQFVVPTAPLLPQHLAIGATMVVVDLVVMGLYTALAVRLLNWLHTPRQQTIVNRVFSGLFATAAVLLSLVRRGATA; via the coding sequence ATGGCATGGCACGTCTGGCTGGCGTTCGTCGGCGCGGCGATCGCGATCAGCGTCTCCCCCGGCGCCGGCGCGATCCAGTCGATGGCTACCGGTCTCACGCACGGGGTGCGCCGTGGGTACTGGAGCATCCTCGGCCTGGAGCTCGGGCTCATGCTGCAGCTCACCCTCGTCGCGATCGGGCTCGGTGCCGCGGTCGCGAGCTCGATTCTCGCGTTCAACGTGATCAAGTGGATCGGGGTCGCCTACCTGATCTATCTGGCGGTTCGCCAATGGCGCACCGCCACCGTCGACCTGCGTGAACAGGTCGGCAAGGCGACCGACAGCAGCGCCACCGGCCTGGTGGTCCGCGGCTTCCTGGTCAACGCCACCAACCCGAAGGGCCTGGTGTTCTTCCTGGCCGTGCTGCCACAGTTCGTGGTCCCGACGGCACCCCTGCTACCGCAGCACCTCGCGATCGGCGCGACCATGGTCGTCGTCGACCTCGTCGTGATGGGCCTGTACACGGCGCTCGCGGTCCGGTTGCTGAACTGGCTGCACACACCGCGCCAGCAGACGATCGTCAACCGCGTGTTCTCCGGTCTGTTCGCGACCGCGGCCGTACTGCTGTCGCTCGTGCGGCGCGGCGCCACCGCCTGA